A genomic window from Streptomyces sp. NBC_00234 includes:
- a CDS encoding plasmid stabilization protein, with product MPAGSNKKRERQYEHIRESAEERGESTRRAKEIAARTVNKERARSGEAKNPGKVSTQDRKSASQRGGEHSHSGSQGPTKDQLYAEARKRNIDGRSSMSKEQLRNALGR from the coding sequence ATGCCTGCCGGCTCCAACAAGAAGCGCGAGCGTCAGTACGAGCACATCAGGGAGAGCGCCGAGGAGCGGGGCGAGTCCACGAGGCGCGCGAAGGAAATCGCAGCGCGCACCGTCAACAAGGAACGTGCGCGCTCCGGCGAGGCGAAGAACCCCGGCAAGGTCTCCACGCAGGACAGGAAGTCCGCCTCCCAACGGGGTGGCGAACATTCCCACAGCGGATCTCAGGGGCCGACGAAGGACCAGCTGTACGCGGAGGCCAGGAAGCGGAATATCGATGGCCGCTCTTCCATGAGCAAGGAGCAGCTCCGGAACGCCCTGGGCCGCTGA
- a CDS encoding S8 family peptidase, protein MYSSPTTGRPWPRTLAVAGILLATVASAPGSLAAAGVKPPEATGVVGAPAQKPVTRTSSVTLITGDVVTTTLDAGRVKAVNVFSAGDRPTAFHTSTGADGDLYVYPEDATDTVDSGLVDPELFNVSQLLKDGRADARTDAIPALVAYAGSPGSPERSAAAESLPASGREVTLPRLGMAAVTVEKEDAARFFRAVRSKAGTEARTQERTARSTAPAITRLWYDGKVKATLDRSTAQVGAPAAWAAGFDGKGAKVAVLDSGIDLNHPDVSGRVSLSRSFVPGEDVQDGFGHGTHVAATIAGTGAASGGTYKGVAPAADLMVGKVLNNSGGGDFSDVMAGMEWAASEGADVVNMSLGAAATAARDPLTEAVDSLSAATGTLFVIAAGNSGPDEVTVATPANAPSALTVGAVDRTDALAPFSSRGPRVGDAGIKPEITAPGVGIVAARAAGTSLGVPVDAQYIAMNGTSMATPHVAGAAAIMVQRHPEWTGQQIKAALTSHAKPISGQTVYEQGYGRLDIAAALDSDVSLDGTVDYGLVMWQDGTFEKRSQPLRLANEGGEAVELTLDLAVTERAGTPLPAGALTLSKGDGTAATTVTVPAGGSAELTATLDPNLVPAGRYTGALTATSPDGRTVRTPVGFIKETPRRAVTVDFKDRLGKTPSMVELTVQGLDNTYVTGHRLRGRDSLSLRLPLGMYSIIGTLITDDAAGIETVEYATDVFAFPEIDNTREPQALHVDAARAKDLALDVVDEQRPLEASHVTLTMQRTSPGGATTQMRGYTDVQGSSDEKYGVIPSGEADTGEFVLSTFVAVREPLQKLAVTRPVREDIAVRAPVNTARFSGTKNLGLVDVGAGSREEIAAADVRGKAVLVTSDNLVGVTEQARWAAEAGAEAVIAVPPREGPRAGFVGSGLTIPVTVAGYEDGRRLVELTAQGDVAVALTGVHESRYTYSAQYYDTGALPAKVARRASADDFVTVRNTFHADGVRRVGWEMLNAWGPYGIPSLQTGQALGQGGTRDDHILADKRVRYQQLVTPHTSYAAQMVSPETVYERPGRTYREDWYAAPMHPSAHTELACSFCRTDTGVFFTANSGGDADPGHGIVAGRLPTWTYYRDGEKATDLAHLMVPEAADYRVVLDTRRFGDYTGVTLGPSTRTEWSFRSQAPRTTAIKGCENVVAGATRCEPLPVLLLDYAMPLNLFNEAPAGRAFDFTVRTSRPRGWEGDTAPAGAKVSVSYDGGTTWTEAGTRRTSEDSFAVTVDHPERAATNGYVTLRTEVWDRRGARTVETINRAYALR, encoded by the coding sequence GTGTACTCATCCCCGACCACCGGCCGCCCCTGGCCAAGGACGCTCGCTGTCGCGGGCATCCTGCTGGCCACGGTCGCCAGTGCGCCAGGATCCCTCGCCGCCGCCGGGGTGAAACCGCCCGAGGCGACAGGCGTGGTCGGCGCCCCGGCGCAGAAGCCCGTGACGCGCACCTCCTCCGTCACGCTCATCACGGGTGATGTCGTCACGACCACGCTCGACGCCGGGCGCGTCAAGGCGGTGAACGTCTTCTCGGCGGGAGACCGGCCGACCGCCTTCCATACGTCGACCGGTGCCGACGGCGACCTCTACGTCTATCCCGAGGACGCCACCGACACGGTCGACTCGGGCCTCGTCGACCCCGAACTCTTCAACGTCAGTCAGTTGCTCAAGGACGGCCGCGCGGATGCGCGCACCGACGCGATACCGGCGCTCGTGGCCTACGCGGGCAGCCCGGGCTCGCCGGAACGGAGCGCGGCGGCGGAAAGCCTCCCCGCGAGCGGGCGCGAGGTGACACTGCCCCGTCTGGGCATGGCCGCGGTGACCGTGGAGAAGGAGGACGCCGCGCGCTTCTTCCGCGCCGTCCGGTCCAAGGCCGGAACCGAGGCCAGGACGCAGGAGAGGACGGCGCGGTCCACCGCCCCGGCCATCACCCGGCTCTGGTACGACGGCAAGGTGAAGGCGACCCTGGACCGGAGCACCGCGCAGGTCGGCGCCCCCGCTGCCTGGGCCGCGGGCTTCGACGGCAAGGGAGCCAAGGTCGCCGTCCTCGACTCCGGAATCGATCTGAACCACCCCGACGTGTCGGGGCGGGTGAGCCTCAGCCGGAGCTTCGTCCCGGGCGAGGACGTCCAGGACGGATTCGGCCACGGCACGCATGTCGCCGCGACCATCGCGGGGACCGGTGCCGCGTCCGGTGGAACGTACAAGGGCGTGGCGCCGGCCGCCGATCTGATGGTCGGCAAGGTCCTCAACAACAGTGGGGGCGGCGATTTCTCCGACGTCATGGCCGGCATGGAGTGGGCGGCGTCGGAAGGGGCCGACGTCGTCAACATGAGCCTCGGCGCCGCGGCGACCGCCGCCCGCGACCCCCTGACCGAGGCGGTGGACTCGCTGAGCGCGGCGACCGGCACCCTCTTCGTCATCGCGGCCGGCAACAGTGGCCCGGACGAGGTGACCGTCGCCACCCCCGCGAACGCTCCCTCGGCGCTCACCGTGGGCGCGGTGGACCGCACCGACGCGCTGGCGCCCTTCTCCAGCCGCGGCCCCAGGGTCGGCGACGCGGGCATCAAGCCCGAGATCACCGCACCGGGCGTGGGCATCGTGGCGGCCCGCGCCGCGGGCACGAGCCTCGGAGTCCCGGTCGACGCCCAGTACATCGCGATGAACGGCACCTCGATGGCCACCCCGCACGTGGCGGGCGCGGCGGCGATCATGGTGCAGCGTCACCCGGAGTGGACCGGGCAGCAGATCAAGGCCGCCCTCACCTCCCACGCGAAGCCGATCAGCGGCCAGACGGTCTACGAGCAGGGATACGGGCGGCTGGACATCGCCGCCGCCCTCGACTCCGACGTCTCGCTCGACGGCACGGTCGACTACGGCCTCGTCATGTGGCAGGACGGTACGTTCGAGAAGCGCTCCCAGCCGCTCCGGCTCGCCAACGAGGGCGGCGAAGCCGTGGAGTTGACTCTGGACCTGGCGGTCACGGAACGCGCAGGAACGCCTCTCCCCGCCGGCGCCCTCACCTTGAGCAAGGGCGACGGCACCGCGGCCACCACCGTGACCGTGCCCGCCGGTGGCAGTGCCGAGCTGACCGCGACGCTTGACCCGAACCTCGTCCCGGCAGGCCGCTACACAGGCGCGCTCACGGCGACCTCGCCGGACGGCCGGACCGTCCGCACCCCGGTCGGCTTCATCAAGGAGACCCCGCGGCGGGCCGTGACCGTCGACTTCAAGGACCGCCTCGGCAAGACCCCCTCCATGGTCGAGCTGACGGTCCAGGGTCTCGACAACACGTATGTGACGGGGCACCGGCTCCGCGGCCGGGACAGCTTGAGTCTGCGGCTGCCGCTGGGCATGTACTCCATCATCGGCACCCTGATCACCGACGACGCCGCCGGTATCGAGACCGTCGAGTACGCCACCGACGTGTTCGCCTTCCCCGAGATCGACAACACCCGCGAGCCACAGGCGCTCCACGTCGACGCGGCGCGGGCGAAGGACCTGGCGCTGGACGTCGTCGACGAGCAGAGGCCCCTGGAGGCATCGCACGTCACCCTGACGATGCAGCGCACCTCTCCCGGCGGCGCGACGACCCAGATGCGCGGCTACACCGACGTACAGGGCTCCTCCGACGAGAAGTACGGAGTCATCCCCAGCGGCGAGGCCGACACCGGCGAGTTCGTGCTCTCGACCTTCGTCGCCGTGCGCGAGCCGCTCCAGAAGCTGGCTGTCACCCGTCCTGTGCGCGAGGACATCGCGGTACGCGCCCCGGTCAACACCGCGCGATTCTCCGGGACGAAGAATCTGGGCCTGGTGGACGTGGGCGCGGGCAGCCGGGAGGAGATCGCCGCCGCCGACGTGCGAGGCAAGGCGGTCCTGGTGACCTCGGACAACCTGGTCGGAGTCACCGAGCAGGCACGGTGGGCCGCAGAAGCCGGAGCCGAGGCGGTCATCGCCGTTCCTCCTCGGGAGGGCCCGCGCGCCGGCTTCGTCGGCAGCGGTCTGACCATCCCCGTCACCGTCGCGGGTTACGAGGACGGCCGACGACTCGTCGAGCTCACCGCGCAGGGTGACGTGGCCGTGGCGCTCACGGGCGTGCACGAGTCCCGTTACACGTACTCGGCGCAGTACTACGACACCGGCGCGCTGCCCGCCAAGGTGGCGCGGCGGGCCTCTGCCGATGACTTCGTCACGGTCCGCAACACCTTCCATGCGGACGGGGTGCGGCGTGTGGGCTGGGAGATGCTCAACGCCTGGGGCCCGTACGGCATCCCGTCGCTCCAGACCGGTCAGGCGCTCGGCCAGGGCGGCACACGCGACGACCACATCCTCGCCGACAAGCGGGTCAGGTACCAGCAGTTGGTCACCCCGCACACCTCGTACGCGGCGCAGATGGTGAGCCCCGAGACCGTGTACGAGCGGCCGGGCCGCACCTACCGTGAGGACTGGTACGCCGCCCCGATGCACCCGTCGGCCCACACCGAACTCGCTTGTTCCTTCTGCCGAACGGACACCGGCGTCTTCTTCACCGCCAACTCCGGAGGCGACGCGGACCCGGGCCACGGGATCGTCGCCGGGCGGCTGCCCACCTGGACGTACTACCGCGACGGCGAGAAGGCGACCGATCTCGCCCACCTCATGGTTCCCGAGGCCGCGGACTACCGGGTCGTCCTGGACACCAGGCGCTTCGGCGACTACACCGGGGTGACCCTGGGCCCCTCGACCCGCACGGAGTGGAGCTTCCGCTCCCAGGCGCCGCGAACCACGGCGATCAAGGGCTGCGAGAACGTCGTCGCCGGGGCAACACGGTGCGAGCCGCTGCCCGTTCTTCTGCTGGACTACGCGATGCCGCTGAACCTCTTCAACGAGGCACCGGCCGGTCGCGCGTTCGACTTCACCGTCCGCACCTCCCGACCGCGTGGCTGGGAAGGCGATACCGCCCCGGCGGGCGCGAAGGTCTCCGTCAGCTACGACGGCGGAACGACATGGACGGAGGCCGGGACGCGGCGTACGTCCGAGGACTCCTTCGCGGTCACGGTCGACCACCCCGAACGCGCCGCGACGAACGGCTACGTGACGCTGCGGACGGAGGTCTGGGACCGCAGGGGCGCCCGCACGGTGGAGACGATCAACCGCGCCTACGCGTTGAGGTAG
- a CDS encoding CsbD family protein encodes MGIRKKAKNVGEISKGKTKETVGKAVGNESMEAEGRAEKTKGKVKHAVEKGKDKLRH; translated from the coding sequence ATGGGCATCAGGAAGAAGGCCAAGAACGTCGGCGAGATTTCCAAGGGAAAGACCAAGGAAACCGTCGGGAAGGCTGTGGGCAACGAAAGCATGGAGGCAGAAGGAAGGGCCGAAAAGACCAAGGGCAAGGTGAAGCATGCCGTGGAGAAGGGCAAGGACAAGCTTCGCCACTGA
- a CDS encoding S8 family serine peptidase, which produces MHRPILRATTAVALATLMGATAPAAVGADTDTPKAPRVSALGPTTSAAIHTVRLVTGDTVVVTGTGADQNVSFQPDGDSPEGIAHIEQTGDQITVIPDEVRALLDAGALDPRLFDIDGLIAQGYTDGAELPLIVRGATADVALPPGAGKVRKLRALKSAATHVAPSRTGAFWSELRSTRKGASAKKLATGVEKVWLDGKVRANLADSVPQIGAPQAWAAGKDGRGVKVAVLDTGVDQTHPDLAGRVAEARNFTETEDAVDHHGHGTHVASTVAGSGAASEGKNKGVAPGAELLVGKVLNDQGSGSDSSVLAGMDWAAHSGAKVVSMSLGTNAASDGTDPLSAAVDSLTAETGTLFVIAAGNTGPDQTTIGAPGAADAALTVAAVDKQDRLASFSSRGPRLGDNALKPDVAAPGVGIVAARASGTTMGTPVSASYTAASGTSMATPHVAGAAAILAQAHPEWTAADLKGALMSSAKTLAGGAFAEGSGRVDVPASLDQTVWATNASFGTVAARGSAAPITRKVTFHNTADREVTLSLAGALTLDGGAVAAGALTLGADSVTVPAGGSADVDVTVAPDLATAYGTYTGTVTATGEGVTAHATVALNREQPTVKLSLKALMPDGSPATGSSMITLRDLTDSGPPAFIRMGADGVATAQVRPGRYTIFGHLRKGGDLVTFGLPDIEVGDQDVSVSADGRDARLIEARTPLRSELRNLNLSVGRRSAEQATGASSTFVLGRAGAGHQWALPSAKPKDGTFGTNVNWILQAPPIVAKAQLPDDLVDLRAESFTFSGRFDGTRRLDVADVGNGSAEELAATDVKGKLVMVRRTTSTDVYTVLPGLVEAGAAAVMVVNTVDERLPGAFSTTVPVFGVPKNKGDLLAEALTRGPVDVKLTVESNPSYLYGFVRGEADGISADQTFDPDRSQLADIAVKTYSPAANPDDIRNSQDGWMGVSNVSGRGSGSFAQMSFGTTQHVYVNAEDAKWQRVVVPGSNGASMVSMLRPFTPGEEVTEEWFKPVQRPTSPVDVYAPATGMTPSRNDEEMLVQIPAWASPDGHFYEGSSMAEGDVDEFRVYRDGTLLGTAPYPYASITGLPAQKSRYRFELDAKRTQEWWQASTETHTAWTFDSAQPEGVDWHTLPLLHADYDLRGVAINSSITPSVTRKLTVSFRSADGTRSPLRTASVEVSYDGGKTWRHASAETTSQTATVQLRAPEGAASVSLRVTGENVAGSRIEQTVINAVRVAK; this is translated from the coding sequence ATGCACCGACCCATACTCAGAGCGACGACGGCCGTCGCGCTCGCCACGCTGATGGGCGCCACCGCCCCGGCAGCCGTCGGCGCCGACACCGACACTCCGAAGGCACCCCGGGTGAGTGCCCTGGGACCCACGACGTCGGCCGCCATCCACACCGTCCGCCTCGTCACCGGCGACACCGTCGTGGTCACCGGCACCGGTGCGGACCAGAACGTGTCCTTCCAGCCCGACGGGGACAGCCCCGAGGGCATCGCGCACATCGAGCAGACCGGTGACCAGATCACCGTGATCCCCGACGAGGTGCGCGCGCTCCTCGACGCGGGAGCCCTGGACCCCCGCCTGTTCGACATCGACGGGCTCATCGCCCAGGGCTACACCGACGGCGCCGAACTGCCGCTTATCGTGCGCGGCGCCACAGCGGACGTGGCGCTCCCGCCGGGTGCCGGGAAGGTGCGCAAGCTGCGCGCGCTGAAGTCGGCCGCGACCCATGTCGCTCCGTCCCGCACCGGCGCGTTCTGGTCGGAGCTGAGGTCGACGCGGAAGGGCGCCTCGGCCAAGAAGCTCGCCACGGGGGTCGAGAAGGTCTGGCTGGACGGCAAGGTCAGGGCCAACCTGGCCGACAGCGTCCCGCAGATCGGCGCCCCCCAGGCATGGGCGGCCGGCAAGGACGGCAGAGGGGTCAAGGTCGCCGTGCTGGACACCGGGGTGGACCAGACCCACCCCGATCTCGCCGGGCGGGTCGCCGAGGCCCGCAACTTCACCGAGACGGAGGACGCGGTCGACCACCACGGCCACGGCACACACGTCGCGTCCACGGTGGCGGGCTCGGGGGCCGCTTCGGAGGGGAAGAACAAGGGGGTCGCGCCCGGCGCGGAGCTCCTCGTCGGGAAGGTACTCAACGACCAGGGGTCGGGCAGCGACTCGTCCGTCCTCGCCGGCATGGACTGGGCCGCGCACAGCGGCGCCAAGGTCGTCAGCATGAGTCTCGGCACCAACGCCGCCTCCGACGGAACCGATCCGCTGAGCGCCGCCGTCGACAGTCTCACCGCCGAGACCGGCACGCTGTTCGTGATCGCCGCCGGCAACACCGGGCCCGACCAGACCACGATCGGAGCGCCCGGCGCCGCCGACGCGGCGCTGACCGTGGCCGCCGTCGACAAGCAGGACCGACTCGCCTCGTTCTCCAGCCGCGGACCGCGGCTCGGGGACAACGCCCTGAAGCCCGACGTCGCCGCGCCAGGAGTCGGTATCGTCGCGGCCCGTGCGTCCGGGACCACCATGGGCACGCCCGTCAGTGCGTCCTACACGGCGGCCAGCGGTACGTCGATGGCGACCCCGCACGTTGCCGGAGCCGCCGCCATCCTTGCCCAGGCCCACCCCGAGTGGACCGCGGCCGACCTCAAGGGCGCGCTGATGTCGAGCGCGAAGACGCTCGCCGGCGGGGCGTTCGCCGAAGGCTCCGGGCGCGTTGACGTTCCCGCCTCGCTCGACCAGACGGTCTGGGCCACCAACGCGTCCTTCGGCACCGTGGCGGCACGCGGATCCGCAGCGCCGATCACCCGCAAGGTCACGTTCCACAACACCGCCGACCGGGAGGTGACCCTCTCACTGGCCGGAGCCCTCACGCTCGACGGTGGCGCGGTCGCCGCCGGCGCGCTGACCTTGGGTGCCGACTCCGTGACCGTTCCGGCCGGCGGCAGCGCCGACGTCGACGTCACGGTCGCGCCCGACCTCGCCACCGCCTACGGGACGTACACCGGGACCGTCACGGCCACGGGGGAGGGCGTCACCGCGCACGCCACCGTGGCTCTGAACCGCGAACAGCCCACGGTGAAACTGTCGTTGAAGGCCCTGATGCCCGACGGCAGCCCTGCCACCGGCTCCAGCATGATCACGCTGCGCGATCTGACCGACTCCGGCCCGCCGGCCTTCATCCGCATGGGCGCCGACGGGGTGGCCACGGCCCAGGTGAGGCCCGGCCGTTACACGATCTTCGGCCATCTCCGTAAGGGCGGTGACCTCGTCACCTTCGGGCTGCCCGACATCGAGGTCGGCGACCAGGACGTCTCCGTCTCCGCGGACGGCCGTGACGCCCGGCTCATCGAGGCCCGGACACCCCTCCGCAGCGAACTGCGCAATCTCAACCTGTCGGTGGGCCGTCGCTCCGCGGAGCAGGCGACCGGAGCCTCCTCCACCTTCGTGCTCGGCCGCGCCGGTGCCGGGCACCAGTGGGCTCTGCCGAGCGCGAAGCCCAAGGACGGCACCTTCGGGACGAACGTCAACTGGATTCTGCAGGCCCCGCCGATCGTGGCCAAGGCGCAACTGCCCGATGACCTCGTGGACCTGCGGGCCGAGTCGTTCACCTTCTCCGGCCGCTTCGACGGAACCCGCCGCCTGGACGTCGCCGATGTCGGCAACGGTTCCGCCGAGGAGCTCGCGGCAACCGACGTCAAGGGCAAGCTCGTGATGGTCCGGCGGACCACCAGCACCGACGTGTACACCGTGCTGCCCGGGCTGGTCGAGGCGGGCGCCGCAGCGGTCATGGTGGTCAACACCGTCGACGAGCGGCTCCCGGGTGCGTTCAGCACCACGGTGCCGGTCTTCGGCGTCCCGAAGAACAAGGGTGACCTGTTGGCCGAGGCCCTCACCCGGGGTCCGGTCGACGTCAAGCTGACCGTCGAGAGCAATCCGTCGTACCTCTACGGCTTTGTGCGCGGTGAGGCGGACGGCATTTCCGCCGATCAGACCTTCGATCCGGACAGGAGTCAGCTCGCGGACATCGCCGTGAAGACCTACTCCCCGGCGGCGAACCCCGATGACATCCGCAACAGCCAGGACGGCTGGATGGGCGTCAGCAACGTCTCCGGGCGGGGCAGCGGGTCGTTCGCCCAGATGTCCTTCGGTACGACGCAGCACGTCTATGTGAACGCCGAGGACGCCAAGTGGCAGCGCGTCGTGGTGCCGGGCAGCAACGGTGCCTCCATGGTCTCCATGCTGCGGCCGTTCACGCCGGGCGAGGAAGTGACGGAGGAGTGGTTCAAGCCGGTGCAGCGCCCGACGTCGCCGGTCGACGTGTACGCTCCCGCAACCGGCATGACGCCGTCGAGGAACGACGAGGAGATGCTCGTCCAGATCCCCGCATGGGCCTCGCCGGACGGCCACTTCTACGAGGGAAGCTCCATGGCGGAGGGCGATGTGGACGAGTTCCGTGTCTACCGCGACGGCACTCTCCTCGGCACCGCTCCCTACCCGTACGCCTCGATCACCGGACTGCCCGCGCAGAAGTCCCGGTACCGCTTCGAGCTGGACGCGAAGCGCACGCAGGAATGGTGGCAGGCGAGCACCGAGACGCACACCGCCTGGACGTTCGACTCCGCTCAGCCGGAGGGTGTCGACTGGCACACGCTGCCGCTGCTCCACGCCGACTACGACCTCCGAGGCGTGGCCATCAACAGCTCGATCACGCCGTCGGTCACCCGCAAGCTCACCGTCTCCTTCCGCAGCGCCGACGGCACGCGGTCGCCGCTCCGGACCGCGTCCGTCGAGGTGTCGTACGACGGCGGCAAGACCTGGCGCCACGCGTCAGCCGAGACGACGTCGCAGACGGCGACGGTGCAGCTGAGGGCTCCGGAGGGGGCGGCGTCCGTCTCCCTCCGAGTGACGGGCGAGAACGTCGCAGGAAGCCGCATCGAGCAGACCGTGATCAACGCGGTACGCGTCGCGAAGTGA
- a CDS encoding LuxR C-terminal-related transcriptional regulator — MRRAQRRSAETEQNGLADLGVTAAGEHVYRHLLRSGPVAAEELATVVGRPSAEVAEHAQVLAALQLVTLTAGSPQRWVAAAPEVAVERLIEHRQRELNRARAELTTLAADYRLGQLAGEASGPVDVLKDAEHCRRRYAETVANTTRELLVLSTPPFVIDGGVSLDVLGTLGRNVRCRSIYDRRALDQPSSLADITTYQAAGEGVRVLDELPLKLLVSDRTTALLPGGDDRPGEWLTVRGSALVEALVALFELLWERSVPLKPVQAGTGTNAAGLPASDVQLLGLLFAGLTDVAIARQLDTSLRTVQRRLTRLMQRAGAGNRAQLAWQAARGGWLTQ, encoded by the coding sequence ATGCGTCGCGCACAACGACGGAGCGCGGAGACGGAGCAGAACGGGCTGGCGGACCTGGGTGTGACCGCGGCCGGTGAGCATGTCTACCGGCATCTGCTGCGGTCGGGCCCGGTGGCCGCCGAGGAGCTCGCCACCGTCGTGGGCAGACCATCGGCCGAAGTGGCCGAGCACGCGCAGGTGTTGGCCGCTCTGCAGCTGGTGACCCTGACCGCGGGCAGCCCCCAACGGTGGGTAGCGGCGGCTCCCGAGGTCGCCGTGGAACGGCTGATCGAGCACCGCCAGCGCGAACTGAACCGGGCCCGAGCCGAGTTGACGACTCTCGCGGCCGACTACCGGCTCGGTCAGCTGGCGGGAGAGGCTTCCGGCCCCGTCGACGTACTCAAGGACGCGGAGCACTGCCGTCGCCGGTACGCGGAGACCGTGGCGAACACCACCCGGGAACTGCTCGTGCTCAGTACGCCGCCGTTCGTCATCGACGGAGGGGTCTCCCTCGACGTCCTGGGAACCCTCGGCCGCAACGTACGGTGCCGGTCGATCTACGACCGGCGTGCCCTCGACCAGCCGAGCTCGCTCGCCGACATCACCACGTACCAGGCGGCCGGGGAAGGCGTCCGCGTGCTCGACGAGCTCCCTCTGAAACTGCTGGTCTCGGACCGGACCACCGCGCTGCTCCCCGGGGGCGACGACCGGCCCGGTGAGTGGCTCACGGTCCGCGGCAGCGCGCTCGTGGAAGCCCTGGTGGCCTTGTTCGAGCTGCTGTGGGAACGCAGTGTCCCGCTCAAGCCGGTTCAAGCGGGGACGGGAACGAACGCGGCCGGTCTGCCCGCCTCCGACGTCCAACTGCTCGGCCTGCTCTTCGCTGGGCTCACCGACGTGGCGATCGCCCGCCAGCTCGACACCAGCCTCCGCACGGTCCAGCGCCGGCTGACCCGGTTGATGCAGCGGGCAGGGGCGGGAAACCGTGCCCAGCTCGCCTGGCAGGCGGCACGCGGCGGGTGGCTGACCCAGTAG
- a CDS encoding cellulose binding domain-containing protein — protein sequence MRQITRNRIRTAAATAVAAGLCCVGLAALPASASAAADGLSVQYRTSASGATADQSEPWLKVKNTGSTAVQLSTVKVRYYFKSDTAAATYRFACSWAVEGCANITGTFGTLAHPTATADRYLEIGFTAGAGSLAAGADTGDMQLRFYQSTWQTLKQSDDYSFGAGQSSYGDWTKVTATLGGTAVWGTAPEGNTPDPDPTDPPTDPPGDGATLFDDFNYTNHTDPKISANGWNVRSNSGGPGVPGATWAPENITFASSGGNSIMNLETSTAGTGQSTKHTELLTKSMKFKNGTYASRVKFSDAPKSGPDGDHLVQTFFTLNDLTAPMADDYAEYDFEYLPNGGWGEPSNILYTTSWETYRPDPWEAVNQHSESRTSFAGWHDVVFTIDSSSIKYYVDGQLFGTHDATYLPERPMGIYFNQWLIDLAGQTSTTPRAYDQQVDYVLHVKDQVLTPAQVSAKLAAYRTAGTTFEDTVPGV from the coding sequence ATGAGACAGATCACGAGGAACCGGATACGCACCGCAGCGGCCACCGCCGTCGCGGCCGGCCTCTGCTGTGTCGGACTCGCCGCCCTGCCGGCCAGCGCCAGCGCAGCCGCGGACGGGCTCAGCGTGCAGTACCGGACCAGCGCGTCGGGCGCCACCGCCGACCAGAGCGAGCCGTGGCTGAAGGTGAAGAACACCGGCAGCACAGCAGTGCAGTTGAGCACGGTCAAGGTCCGCTACTACTTCAAGTCAGATACGGCGGCGGCCACCTACCGTTTCGCCTGCTCCTGGGCGGTCGAGGGCTGCGCCAACATCACCGGTACGTTCGGCACGCTCGCCCACCCGACCGCCACCGCCGACCGCTATCTGGAGATCGGCTTCACCGCGGGTGCGGGCTCGCTGGCCGCGGGCGCCGACACCGGTGACATGCAGCTGCGGTTCTACCAGTCCACCTGGCAGACGCTGAAGCAGAGCGACGACTACTCCTTCGGCGCCGGCCAGTCCTCGTACGGCGACTGGACCAAGGTCACCGCGACCCTCGGCGGCACCGCGGTATGGGGCACCGCACCCGAGGGCAACACGCCGGACCCCGACCCCACCGACCCGCCCACCGACCCGCCGGGCGACGGCGCCACGCTCTTCGACGACTTCAACTACACGAACCACACCGACCCGAAGATCTCCGCGAACGGCTGGAACGTCCGCTCCAACTCCGGTGGTCCCGGCGTCCCGGGCGCCACCTGGGCCCCCGAGAACATCACCTTCGCCTCGTCCGGCGGCAACTCCATCATGAACCTGGAGACCTCGACGGCAGGCACGGGCCAGTCCACGAAGCACACCGAACTCCTCACCAAGTCCATGAAGTTCAAGAACGGGACCTACGCGTCCCGGGTGAAGTTCTCCGACGCCCCGAAGTCGGGCCCCGACGGCGACCACCTGGTGCAGACGTTCTTCACGCTCAACGACCTGACCGCCCCGATGGCCGACGACTACGCGGAGTACGACTTCGAGTACCTGCCCAACGGAGGCTGGGGCGAGCCGTCCAACATCCTCTACACCACCTCGTGGGAGACCTACCGCCCCGATCCCTGGGAGGCTGTCAACCAGCACAGCGAGTCCCGCACCAGCTTCGCCGGCTGGCACGACGTCGTCTTCACCATCGACAGCAGCAGCATCAAGTACTACGTCGACGGGCAGCTGTTCGGCACCCATGACGCCACGTACCTGCCCGAGCGGCCGATGGGGATCTACTTCAACCAGTGGCTGATCGACCTCGCGGGCCAGACGAGCACCACGCCGCGCGCGTACGACCAGCAGGTCGACTACGTCCTGCACGTCAAGGACCAGGTGCTCACCCCGGCCCAGGTGAGCGCCAAGCTCGCTGCATACCGCACGGCGGGCACGACGTTCGAGGACACGGTGCCCGGAGTCTGA